A single genomic interval of SAR202 cluster bacterium harbors:
- a CDS encoding mechanosensitive ion channel family protein, translating to MLPEFIHDHWYYEIAFSFGVFAASFLVSRIVNFVFEGVLHQITKKTKTTLDDLVVHALRSPITLLVVVVNTYAALTIIKSLDAYQGTLEAVFRTVLIFTAGFALHRVVSAFGKWYSTEVASRTESDLDDRLLPIAQRVVIAIIYAVTLMIALDTLGVSVSPLMASLGIGGLAVALALQPTLSSFIASAYLVSDGRLGAGHMIQIEGGPTGTIQDIGWRTTKILTPLNNIVIIPNSKLADSIVTDYMAPNSEVAMVVPCGVSYSSDLEHVRKVALEVAAKVAEEQPGAVKAFTPVVRFFEFGDSNINFNTVFRAKDFGSQFAIRDAYIPALHKRFNQEGIEIAFPTRKLVFEAGGQAKIMSAATNGGTKHSAH from the coding sequence ATGCTGCCCGAGTTCATCCACGACCACTGGTATTACGAGATAGCGTTCTCATTCGGCGTATTCGCCGCCTCCTTCCTTGTCTCACGTATCGTCAACTTCGTGTTCGAGGGCGTACTGCACCAGATAACGAAGAAGACGAAGACTACCCTGGACGACCTTGTCGTACACGCCCTCAGGTCACCCATCACCCTCCTGGTAGTCGTAGTCAACACGTACGCCGCTTTGACGATCATCAAGAGCTTAGACGCATACCAGGGCACCCTTGAGGCGGTATTCCGGACCGTGCTTATCTTCACGGCGGGCTTTGCTTTGCACCGGGTCGTATCGGCGTTCGGCAAGTGGTACAGCACAGAGGTTGCATCAAGGACAGAGTCCGACCTGGACGACCGGTTACTCCCGATAGCGCAACGAGTCGTGATTGCGATTATCTACGCCGTGACCTTGATGATCGCGCTGGACACCCTGGGTGTTTCGGTGAGCCCGCTGATGGCGAGCCTGGGCATCGGCGGTCTTGCAGTGGCGCTCGCTCTCCAGCCGACACTGAGCAGCTTCATTGCGAGCGCCTACCTGGTCTCCGATGGCAGGCTTGGCGCGGGACACATGATCCAGATAGAAGGCGGTCCGACAGGCACGATCCAGGACATCGGCTGGCGCACGACGAAGATCCTGACCCCGCTGAACAACATCGTCATCATCCCGAACAGCAAGCTGGCGGACAGCATCGTAACTGACTACATGGCGCCCAATTCCGAGGTGGCCATGGTGGTGCCATGCGGCGTCTCTTACTCCAGTGACCTGGAACATGTGCGCAAAGTGGCCCTCGAGGTGGCGGCGAAGGTGGCGGAGGAGCAGCCTGGAGCGGTGAAGGCATTCACGCCCGTCGTGAGGTTCTTCGAGTTTGGGGACTCCAACATCAACTTCAACACTGTGTTTCGCGCGAAGGACTTCGGTTCCCAGTTCGCGATAAGGGACGCCTACATCCCGGCGCTGCACAAGCGCTTCAACCAGGAAGGCATCGAGATCGCCTTCCCCACGCGCAAGCTGGTCTTCGAAGCAGGCGGGCAGGCGAAAATCATGAGCGCCGCTACGAACGGTGGGACGAAGCACTCTGCGCATTAG